Proteins from a genomic interval of Thermoanaerobacterium sp. PSU-2:
- a CDS encoding histidine triad nucleotide-binding protein — protein MSDCIFCKIINREIESKIIYEDDYVVAFPDINPQAPVHLLIVPKAHIDSPLDIDDSNKELVGHVYIIAKKLAKQYGIDMKGYRIVSNCGDDGGQTVHHIHFHLLGGRFMTWPPG, from the coding sequence TTGAGTGATTGCATTTTTTGCAAGATCATAAATAGGGAGATTGAATCAAAAATAATTTACGAAGATGATTATGTGGTTGCCTTTCCCGACATTAATCCACAAGCGCCAGTTCACTTGCTTATAGTTCCAAAAGCTCACATTGACTCTCCATTGGACATTGATGATAGTAATAAAGAGCTTGTAGGACATGTCTATATAATTGCGAAAAAGCTAGCAAAGCAGTATGGGATCGATATGAAAGGATACAGGATAGTATCCAATTGTGGCGACGACGGTGGACAAACTGTTCATCACATACATTTTCATCTTTTAGGCGGTAGATTTATGACATGGCCTCCAGGGTAA
- the mtaB gene encoding tRNA (N(6)-L-threonylcarbamoyladenosine(37)-C(2))-methylthiotransferase MtaB: MAKANIALDADEFYDIYGRKKIVSFFTLGCKVNQYETEAMAEIFKSSGYDVVRFDEYADVYVINTCTVTGRGDMKSRQEIRKAKKINPDSVVAVVGCYSQVALNEVLNIPEVNVVLGTKNKGEIVKLVEKAANANKVIAVEDIFKDRKFEELKISAQEGHTRAYLKIQDGCNQYCTYCIIPYARGPIRSRKPNDILDEVKRLKDNGYKEVVLTGIHVASYGKDLENVNLLDIIKMIHEIDGIERIRLSSIEPTFLTEDFVREVSLLPKFCRHYHISLQSGSDSVLKRMGRRYTTSEYKTIIERVRKYIKDVAITTDVMVGFPGETEKEFNETYNFVKDIQFSKMHVFKYSRRAGTKAADYPDQIKNSVKEERSKILIKLSEECELKFYRKFLGSTLNVLFEQRTKELDDYVEGLTDNYIRVAVETDLNIKNKILPVKLIDLKKDFAIGKIVEGGEIN, encoded by the coding sequence GTGGCAAAGGCAAACATAGCTTTAGACGCTGATGAATTTTATGATATATATGGCCGCAAAAAAATTGTGTCATTTTTTACCTTAGGTTGTAAAGTAAATCAATATGAAACGGAAGCCATGGCTGAGATTTTCAAGAGTTCAGGATATGATGTTGTAAGGTTTGATGAATATGCCGATGTGTATGTCATAAATACATGCACTGTGACTGGTCGAGGTGATATGAAATCAAGACAGGAAATAAGAAAGGCTAAAAAAATCAATCCAGATTCTGTAGTAGCTGTGGTTGGCTGTTATTCGCAAGTGGCTTTAAATGAAGTCTTAAATATACCCGAAGTCAATGTTGTTTTAGGCACTAAAAACAAAGGAGAAATAGTTAAATTAGTAGAGAAAGCGGCAAATGCTAATAAGGTAATTGCCGTTGAAGATATATTTAAAGATAGAAAATTCGAAGAACTTAAAATATCGGCCCAAGAAGGTCATACGCGGGCGTATTTAAAGATACAGGATGGATGTAATCAATACTGCACTTATTGTATTATACCGTATGCCAGAGGGCCTATAAGAAGCAGAAAGCCCAATGACATATTGGATGAAGTTAAAAGACTTAAGGATAATGGCTATAAAGAAGTAGTATTGACAGGTATACACGTTGCATCATATGGCAAAGACTTGGAAAATGTAAATTTGCTTGATATAATAAAGATGATACACGAAATCGACGGTATCGAAAGAATACGCTTAAGTTCAATTGAGCCTACATTTTTAACCGAAGATTTCGTAAGAGAAGTTTCTCTTTTGCCTAAATTTTGCAGACATTATCATATTTCGTTGCAAAGCGGTTCGGACAGTGTTCTTAAAAGAATGGGTAGAAGATACACAACAAGCGAATACAAAACGATCATAGAGAGAGTAAGAAAGTACATCAAGGACGTGGCGATAACAACTGATGTAATGGTAGGGTTTCCAGGAGAGACTGAGAAGGAGTTTAATGAAACTTATAATTTTGTAAAAGACATACAATTTAGCAAGATGCATGTTTTTAAGTATTCAAGGCGGGCAGGCACAAAAGCGGCAGACTACCCTGACCAAATCAAAAATTCTGTCAAGGAAGAGAGAAGTAAAATATTAATTAAGCTTTCAGAAGAATGCGAATTGAAATTTTACAGAAAGTTTTTAGGTAGCACTTTAAATGTGCTATTTGAACAGAGGACTAAAGAGTTAGATGATTATGTGGAAGGACTTACTGATAACTATATAAGAGTGGCTGTAGAGACAGATTTAAACATTAAGAATAAAATACTACCTGTAAAATTGATAGATTTAAAAAAAGATTTTGCTATTGGCAAGATTGTTGAAGGAGGTGAAATAAATTGA
- a CDS encoding 16S rRNA (uracil(1498)-N(3))-methyltransferase: MGCNIIKEKVSAVRRLFIKDEDIKDGIVRIYGDDAHHIKDVLRLKIGTDLVVSNGVKQYNASILSIESTSVLLKIVDELHQVVESSINVTLFQGLPKSDKMDLIVQKCTEIGIKKIVPVETEYSIIKIKEKSIGNKINRWNKISQEASKQSGRLIVPEVLEPISFNIAVNYIHEFDLCVMPYERETNVRLKDVLKENNGAKNICIFIGPEGGFSPSEVTMATKNGAVTVTLGPRILRTETAGIVAGSIILYELGDLG, translated from the coding sequence ATGGGTTGCAATATTATCAAGGAAAAAGTGAGTGCCGTGAGAAGACTTTTTATAAAAGATGAGGATATAAAAGATGGCATAGTCAGGATATATGGTGATGATGCTCATCATATAAAGGATGTATTAAGGCTAAAGATTGGAACTGATTTGGTGGTTTCTAATGGAGTAAAACAGTACAATGCTTCTATTCTCTCTATAGAAAGCACATCTGTTTTATTAAAGATAGTCGATGAGTTGCATCAAGTCGTAGAAAGTTCTATAAATGTGACTTTATTTCAAGGACTGCCAAAGTCTGACAAAATGGATTTGATTGTTCAGAAATGCACAGAAATTGGAATAAAAAAGATTGTGCCTGTTGAAACCGAATATTCTATTATAAAGATTAAAGAAAAAAGCATAGGAAACAAAATAAACAGGTGGAATAAAATTTCTCAAGAAGCATCAAAGCAATCTGGAAGATTGATAGTGCCAGAAGTGTTGGAGCCGATAAGTTTTAATATCGCTGTGAATTACATCCATGAGTTTGATTTATGTGTAATGCCATATGAAAGAGAGACCAATGTTAGGTTAAAAGATGTTTTAAAGGAGAATAATGGTGCAAAAAATATTTGCATTTTTATCGGGCCTGAAGGTGGCTTCTCGCCCAGTGAAGTAACCATGGCGACTAAAAATGGTGCTGTGACTGTCACATTGGGCCCAAGGATTTTAAGGACAGAAACGGCCGGTATTGTGGCTGGTTCTATAATTTTGTACGAGTTGGGAGATTTAGGATAG
- the prmA gene encoding 50S ribosomal protein L11 methyltransferase: protein MKWLEVKITTSVEAEEAITNIMHEVGAGGVVIEDPNDLKMLNDSNEWDYIDPDMIVDSDKVVISAYFPLTPSTIDKLSIIKDRIIGLKEYNLDIGDFTFETTEVDDEDWANSWKKYYKTFKIGKRVVIKPSWEDYNPEENEIVVELDPGMAFGTGSHETTKMCIEFLEDNVKSGDTVFDVGCGTGILSIVSSKLGAKKVFAVDVDEVALKVASLNVKLNKLDNIEVLKSDLLKELNGEADLIVANIIADIIIKATFDIHEKLKENGLFISSGIIKDRKDDVLNAISEYFDVIEVKEDGEWVAILSRKK from the coding sequence TTGAAATGGCTTGAAGTTAAAATTACGACTTCAGTGGAAGCTGAGGAAGCTATAACAAATATAATGCATGAAGTTGGTGCAGGCGGTGTTGTCATAGAAGATCCAAATGATTTAAAGATGTTAAATGACAGCAATGAATGGGACTATATAGATCCTGATATGATTGTAGATAGCGATAAAGTTGTAATATCAGCTTATTTCCCTCTTACTCCCAGTACAATTGACAAATTAAGCATAATCAAGGATAGAATAATAGGGCTTAAAGAATATAATTTGGACATCGGAGATTTTACGTTTGAAACGACTGAAGTCGATGATGAAGATTGGGCAAACAGTTGGAAAAAGTATTATAAGACTTTTAAGATTGGCAAGCGTGTTGTCATAAAACCATCGTGGGAAGATTATAACCCAGAAGAAAATGAGATAGTAGTTGAGTTAGATCCAGGCATGGCTTTTGGCACAGGCAGCCATGAGACTACAAAAATGTGCATAGAATTTTTAGAAGACAATGTTAAAAGTGGCGATACCGTGTTTGATGTTGGGTGCGGTACAGGTATATTGTCAATTGTCAGCTCTAAGTTAGGTGCAAAAAAAGTCTTTGCAGTCGATGTGGACGAAGTTGCATTAAAAGTGGCTTCTCTAAATGTAAAATTAAACAAACTGGATAATATCGAGGTTTTGAAAAGCGATCTTTTAAAAGAGCTAAATGGTGAGGCGGATTTAATAGTCGCAAATATTATAGCTGATATAATAATAAAAGCTACTTTTGATATACACGAAAAACTTAAAGAAAATGGCTTGTTCATATCAAGCGGAATAATTAAAGATCGTAAAGATGATGTTTTAAATGCTATTTCCGAATATTTTGACGTTATTGAGGTTAAAGAAGATGGGGAATGGGTTGCAATATTATCAAGGAAAAAGTGA
- the dnaJ gene encoding molecular chaperone DnaJ: MAKDYYAILGLDKNASDEDIKKAYRTLAKKYHPDLNPGNKEAEQKFKEINEAYQILSDPQKKAQYDQFGDAAFNQGGFNQGDFGGFGGFGQGGFDFGGFGDIFGDIFGDMFGGSTRRKTGPQKGNDIRINLTLSFEEAAFGVEKEIEVERYEKCDRCNGSGANPGTKVEACPECHGTGEVRITQNTPFGRIVNVRTCPRCHGEGKIVKDPCSKCHGTGRIRKLRKLKVNIPAGIDEGQMVSLRGEGEPGERGGANGDLFIVISIKPHKIFKRDGFNVLLKMPISFVDAALGAEIEVPTLDGKAIYNIPPGTQTGTVFRLRNKGIPHINGRGRGDEFVEVYIDVPKKLTERQKELLREFDKLSNDSGSKSFFQKVKDAFGA; this comes from the coding sequence ATGGCAAAAGATTATTATGCAATATTAGGCCTTGATAAAAATGCCAGTGATGAAGATATAAAGAAGGCTTATAGAACTCTTGCAAAGAAGTATCATCCTGACTTAAATCCTGGCAATAAAGAGGCAGAACAAAAGTTTAAAGAAATAAATGAAGCATATCAGATTTTGTCAGATCCTCAGAAAAAAGCTCAGTATGATCAATTTGGCGATGCAGCATTTAATCAAGGTGGTTTCAACCAAGGAGATTTTGGTGGCTTTGGTGGTTTTGGCCAAGGTGGATTTGATTTTGGCGGCTTTGGCGACATTTTTGGTGATATATTTGGTGATATGTTTGGAGGCAGTACCAGAAGAAAAACTGGCCCTCAAAAAGGAAATGACATAAGGATTAATCTGACTTTGTCCTTTGAGGAAGCTGCATTTGGCGTCGAGAAAGAGATTGAAGTTGAAAGGTATGAAAAATGCGATAGATGCAATGGTTCAGGTGCAAATCCAGGAACGAAAGTAGAGGCATGCCCCGAATGTCATGGTACAGGTGAGGTCAGAATAACGCAAAATACGCCGTTTGGCAGGATAGTCAATGTGAGAACGTGCCCTAGGTGTCATGGAGAAGGCAAGATAGTCAAAGATCCATGTTCAAAGTGTCATGGAACTGGAAGGATAAGAAAACTAAGGAAACTCAAGGTTAATATACCTGCTGGAATTGATGAAGGACAAATGGTATCATTAAGAGGTGAAGGTGAACCAGGAGAAAGAGGAGGAGCTAATGGAGATCTTTTTATTGTAATAAGCATAAAACCTCATAAGATATTCAAGCGGGATGGATTCAATGTATTGCTTAAAATGCCTATTAGCTTTGTAGATGCTGCACTTGGTGCAGAGATAGAAGTTCCTACTCTTGATGGCAAAGCTATATACAATATTCCGCCTGGAACTCAGACTGGAACGGTGTTTAGGCTTAGGAACAAAGGAATACCTCATATCAATGGAAGAGGACGTGGTGACGAATTTGTAGAGGTATATATCGATGTTCCTAAGAAATTGACGGAAAGGCAAAAAGAGCTATTGAGGGAGTTTGACAAACTTAGCAATGATAGCGGTAGTAAATCATTTTTTCAAAAAGTAAAAGATGCTTTTGGAGCATAA
- the dnaK gene encoding molecular chaperone DnaK yields MGKIIGIDLGTTFSCVAVMEGGQPVVIPNSEGARTTPSVVAFTKEGERLVGQVAKRQAITNPERTVMSIKRHMGSDYKVTIDGKSYTPQEISAMILQKLKADAEAYLGEKVTEAVITVPAYFNDSQRQATKDAGRIAGLDVKRIINEPTAASLAYGLDKQGNQKIMVYDLGGGTFDVSILEIGDGVFEVLATSGNNHLGGDDFDQRIMDWLADNFKKEYGIDLRNDKMAMQRLKDAAEKAKIELSSAMTANINLPFITADATGPKHIDVNLTRAKFEELINDLVQSTVEPVNRALSDAKLSPSDIDKVILVGGSTRIPFVQETVKRIMGKEPHKGINPDECVAIGAAIQGGVLGGEVKDVLLLDVTPLSLGIETVGGVFTKLIERNTTIPTKKSQIFSTAADGQTSVEIHVLQGERPMARDNKTLGRFTLTGIPPAPRGVPQIEVTFDIDANGIVHVSAKDLGTGKSQNITITSSSNLSEEEINRMMNEAKQHEEEDRRRKEEIEVRNNADSLIYQAEKTMKDLADKMTQQEKDDINKEIENVRKALEGSDINAIKSASEKLSQAFYNVSSRIYQQAGGTGQTNSYNSGSGGASNKENVYEADYRMEDDNKDNK; encoded by the coding sequence ATGGGAAAAATTATAGGAATTGATCTTGGCACAACTTTTTCGTGCGTAGCTGTGATGGAAGGAGGACAGCCGGTAGTCATACCAAACTCAGAGGGGGCCAGGACAACTCCATCTGTTGTAGCATTTACAAAAGAAGGTGAAAGATTAGTAGGCCAAGTCGCAAAAAGGCAGGCTATTACAAACCCTGAAAGGACAGTTATGTCTATAAAAAGACATATGGGTTCTGACTACAAAGTAACTATTGATGGAAAGAGTTATACACCGCAAGAGATTTCAGCAATGATACTGCAGAAATTAAAAGCTGATGCTGAAGCGTACTTAGGAGAGAAGGTTACAGAAGCTGTAATAACAGTTCCTGCGTATTTCAATGACAGCCAAAGGCAGGCAACCAAAGATGCAGGTAGGATAGCAGGACTTGATGTAAAGAGGATTATAAACGAGCCTACTGCGGCTTCATTGGCATATGGGCTTGACAAGCAAGGCAATCAGAAGATAATGGTGTACGATTTAGGCGGTGGTACATTCGATGTATCTATACTTGAGATAGGCGATGGGGTATTCGAAGTATTGGCTACAAGTGGTAATAACCACTTAGGCGGTGATGATTTTGACCAGAGGATCATGGATTGGCTGGCAGATAACTTCAAAAAAGAGTATGGGATCGATCTGAGAAACGACAAGATGGCAATGCAGAGGCTTAAAGATGCGGCGGAAAAGGCAAAGATAGAACTTTCTTCTGCTATGACAGCTAACATAAACTTGCCTTTTATAACAGCTGATGCTACAGGCCCTAAGCACATAGATGTAAATCTTACAAGAGCAAAATTTGAGGAACTTATTAATGATTTGGTGCAATCTACTGTTGAACCAGTAAACCGTGCATTAAGCGATGCGAAGCTTAGTCCTTCAGACATTGATAAAGTGATATTAGTCGGTGGTTCGACGAGAATACCATTCGTTCAAGAGACAGTAAAAAGGATAATGGGCAAAGAACCGCACAAAGGCATAAACCCAGATGAATGTGTTGCAATAGGGGCTGCAATTCAAGGTGGTGTATTAGGAGGCGAAGTTAAAGACGTATTATTGCTGGATGTTACACCGCTTTCTCTTGGAATTGAAACAGTTGGTGGCGTATTCACAAAATTAATAGAGAGGAATACTACAATTCCTACAAAGAAGAGCCAGATATTCTCTACTGCTGCGGATGGACAGACATCTGTTGAGATACATGTTTTGCAAGGTGAAAGACCGATGGCTCGGGACAACAAGACACTTGGAAGATTCACATTGACTGGAATTCCACCTGCTCCAAGAGGAGTGCCTCAGATAGAAGTTACATTTGACATTGATGCTAATGGCATTGTCCATGTTTCTGCAAAAGATTTGGGTACAGGAAAATCTCAGAACATAACGATCACTTCTTCTTCTAACTTAAGCGAAGAAGAGATAAACAGAATGATGAATGAAGCGAAACAGCATGAAGAAGAAGACAGAAGGAGAAAAGAAGAGATAGAAGTAAGAAACAATGCAGATTCATTGATATACCAAGCCGAAAAGACCATGAAAGATTTGGCGGACAAGATGACACAACAAGAAAAAGATGATATAAATAAAGAGATAGAAAATGTAAGAAAAGCTCTTGAAGGTAGCGATATTAACGCTATAAAAAGTGCTTCAGAAAAATTGTCACAAGCATTTTATAACGTATCTTCCCGCATATATCAACAAGCAGGCGGCACAGGTCAGACAAATAGCTATAATAGTGGCAGTGGTGGAGCATCTAATAAAGAGAATGTATATGAAGCAGACTATAGGATGGAAGATGACAACAAAGATAATAAATAA
- the grpE gene encoding nucleotide exchange factor GrpE, translating to MDREKDTMVNKSNLEEDLKDNTSDANRPQDDNEGSIGTENSDQNEEKNNEGEIEELKNKLKQKEDEANEYLEMAQRLKAEFENYRKRTEKEKADLVEYGKEQVILEILPVVDNFERALEASHGDSEEIASFKEGVNLIYRQFKGVLEKLGVKEIESLGQIFDPYKHHAVMQEEVEDKKENEIIEVFQKGYMFNNKVIRPSMVKVAK from the coding sequence TTGGACAGAGAAAAAGATACGATGGTAAATAAAAGCAATTTAGAAGAAGACTTAAAAGACAATACATCCGATGCTAACCGACCTCAAGATGATAATGAAGGTAGCATTGGGACGGAAAATTCCGATCAAAATGAAGAAAAAAACAATGAAGGAGAAATTGAAGAATTGAAAAATAAGCTTAAGCAGAAAGAAGACGAAGCAAATGAATACTTAGAGATGGCTCAAAGATTAAAAGCAGAGTTTGAAAATTACAGAAAAAGGACAGAAAAAGAAAAAGCTGATCTTGTTGAGTATGGCAAAGAACAAGTAATCTTGGAAATACTGCCTGTTGTAGATAATTTTGAGAGAGCTCTCGAAGCATCTCATGGTGACAGTGAAGAAATAGCTTCCTTTAAAGAAGGTGTCAATTTAATATACAGGCAGTTTAAAGGTGTTTTGGAAAAACTGGGTGTTAAAGAGATAGAGTCTTTAGGTCAAATCTTTGATCCATACAAACATCATGCTGTTATGCAGGAAGAGGTAGAGGATAAGAAGGAAAATGAAATAATTGAAGTTTTTCAAAAAGGATACATGTTTAATAATAAAGTAATAAGACCGAGTATGGTCAAAGTAGCAAAATAA
- the hrcA gene encoding heat-inducible transcriptional repressor HrcA, producing the protein MPLDDRKKKILEAVINDYILTAEPIGSRTIAKRYNLGVSSATIRNEMADLEEMGYLEQPHTSAGRIPSDKGYRFYVNNILEHYLNESRDDEVETIDEVFAEIDDIVKKYARLLSTVTNHTIVVKMPRIDENTIKRIQILPVDANKLILLVMTESGIMKNYLISLKDNIDNNLFEFLNNLINNKMIGKRKREMNQTLRDEIKKESGSAIGIIDKITDTIINGLKQMDETDLYSEGISNILNFPEYKDLLKAKMFFDLIDNKDIMNSVLEPLDDSIDVTIGSESKFEEMWDLSIIKSTYKINGEIVGTFGIIGPTRMNYKRLINEINNMSNELSKVLSYIYQENKR; encoded by the coding sequence ATGCCGTTAGATGATAGGAAGAAAAAAATTTTAGAAGCTGTGATTAATGACTATATTTTGACGGCAGAACCAATTGGATCTCGGACAATCGCAAAACGGTATAACCTTGGTGTAAGTTCAGCAACGATCAGAAATGAGATGGCTGACCTTGAGGAGATGGGGTATCTTGAACAGCCTCATACATCTGCAGGTAGAATACCATCTGACAAAGGATACAGATTTTACGTTAATAATATATTAGAGCACTATTTGAATGAAAGTCGTGACGATGAAGTAGAGACAATTGATGAGGTGTTTGCTGAGATAGATGATATAGTGAAAAAATATGCCAGGCTATTATCTACCGTTACTAACCATACTATAGTGGTTAAAATGCCTCGAATTGATGAAAACACGATTAAGCGAATACAGATATTGCCTGTTGATGCAAACAAATTGATACTTCTTGTTATGACAGAATCAGGCATCATGAAAAACTATTTGATAAGCTTAAAGGACAACATTGACAATAATTTGTTTGAGTTTTTAAACAATCTAATCAACAATAAAATGATAGGAAAAAGAAAAAGAGAAATGAATCAGACGTTGAGAGATGAGATAAAAAAAGAGTCTGGCAGTGCTATTGGAATCATAGATAAGATTACAGATACTATCATAAATGGTTTAAAGCAAATGGATGAAACAGACTTGTATTCGGAAGGTATTTCAAATATTCTCAACTTTCCTGAGTACAAGGATCTGTTAAAAGCTAAGATGTTTTTCGATCTGATTGACAATAAAGACATTATGAATTCAGTGTTGGAGCCTTTAGATGATTCCATCGATGTTACTATTGGCAGTGAAAGCAAGTTTGAAGAGATGTGGGACTTAAGCATAATCAAATCTACTTATAAGATAAATGGCGAGATTGTAGGAACTTTTGGCATTATTGGACCTACAAGGATGAATTACAAAAGGCTTATAAACGAAATAAATAATATGTCAAATGAATTGTCGAAAGTCTTATCATATATATATCAAGAAAATAAGAGGTGA